A single window of Gambusia affinis linkage group LG18, SWU_Gaff_1.0, whole genome shotgun sequence DNA harbors:
- the si:dkeyp-75b4.10 gene encoding ladderlectin: MTFLGVFLVFCGVLTLTRAVPINSTLTKRMGGLCDYNHLQCTIFPGMFCPQCDADGNFLPQQCSGPTQYCWCVDMITGEEIPNTKTPPGVRPTNCAKNIRCPHGWISFGYRCFLFIDTPKTWPEAEFYCQFEEANLASVHSYEENRFIQTLTRGDTHTFPETWIGGSDAIQLDLWMWSDGSKFYYENWYNDDHNEKEEHCLKMNYHYNLKWSAAPCNDTLPFVCSKDN; encoded by the exons atgacctttcttggtgtttttcttgtgttttgtggCGTATTGACGCTGACCAGAGCCGTGCCTATTAACTCAACCCTCACCAAGAGGATGGGGGGCCTCTGCGACTACAACCACCTGCAGTGCACGATCTTCCCTGGAATGTTCTGCCCGCAGTGCGACGCCGACGGGAACTTCCTGCCGCAGCAGTGCTCCGGCCCGACCCAATACTGCTGGTGCGTGGACATGATCACCGGAGAGGAGATCCCCAACACAAAGACCCCGCCTGGGGTCAGGCCAACTAACTGTG CAAAGAATATACGCTGCCCACATGGCTGGATCAGTTTTGGTTATCGGTGTTTCCTCTTTATCGACACCCCAAAGACATGGCCTGAAGCTGAG TTTTACTGTCAGTTTGAGGAAGCCAACCTGGCATCAGTCCACAGTTACGAGGAGAATCGATTTATCCAAACTTTGACCAGAggagacacacacaccttcCCAGAAACCTGGATTGGAGGAAGTGATGCCATACAA CTTGATTTGTGGATGTGGTCCGATGGCTCCAAGTTCTACTATGAGAACTGGTACAATGACGACCACAACGAGAAGGAAGAGCACTGCCTGAAGATGAATTATCACT ATAACCTGAAGTGGTCTGCAGCCCCCTGCAACGACACTCTGCCTTTTGTTTGTTCCAAGGACAACTGA